In Mytilus edulis chromosome 13, xbMytEdul2.2, whole genome shotgun sequence, a single window of DNA contains:
- the LOC139500823 gene encoding uncharacterized protein isoform X1 produces MSFQIAYCGSECFGIQEEKEHGENKDNNIHTGLQNNTEDATISEGAKSFATEVTPKWLSFSFKLHDFVNTNYNRYIEDFTHDDVENKINSRSNCAFVVKQVANERKSSRSPINCGNTQTDQKKTEMGTVVLNEGQAETKDVFVKPPVKMSGFLSSVVKPLTADDNIDNDENVTTVEQVQPEGCFCWPLVHLILKAEDRRIDLSEIFINKRDKKKS; encoded by the exons ATGAGTTTTCAAATCGCATATTGTGGAAGTGAATGTTTCGGAATCCAGGAGGAGAAAGAACACGGTGAAAATAAGGACAACAATATTCATACTGGATTACAAAACAATACAGAGGACGCAACAATAAGTGAAGGCGCCAAAAGCTTTGCAACTGAGGTAACACCAAAATGGCTAAGCTTTTCATTCAAGCTTCATGATTTCGTGAATACTAACTACAACCGTTATATTGAAGATTTTACCCATGATGacgttgaaaataaaattaatagtaGAAGTAATTGCGCTTTTGTTGTAAAACAAGTTGCAAATGAACGTAAATCTTCCAGATCACCGATCAATTGTGGTAACACACAAACGGACCAGAAGAAGACAGAAATGGGCACGGTCGTCTTGAATGAAGGACAAGCAGAAACCAAGGATGTATTTGTCAAACCTCCTGTAAAAATGTCTGGATTCCTGTCGTCTGTAGTGAAGCCGTTGACAGCAGACGACAATATTGACAATGACGAAAATGTTACCACAGTAGAGCAGGTTCAACCAGAAGGGTGCTTTTGTTGGCCTCTTGTTCATCTG atattAAAAGCAGAAGACAGAAGAATCGACTTGTCtgaaatttttattaataaaagagataaaaaaaaatcctag
- the LOC139500823 gene encoding uncharacterized protein isoform X2 yields the protein MSFQIAYCGSECFGIQEEKEHGENKDNNIHTGLQNNTEDATISEGAKSFATEVTPKWLSFSFKLHDFVNTNYNRYIEDFTHDDVENKINSRSNCAFVVKQVANERKSSRSPINCGNTQTDQKKTEMGTVVLNEGQAETKDVFVKPPVKMSGFLSSVVKPLTADDNIDNDENVTTVEQVQPEGCFCWPLVHLIYRIRYRLFDKKKDKELKKLQKF from the exons ATGAGTTTTCAAATCGCATATTGTGGAAGTGAATGTTTCGGAATCCAGGAGGAGAAAGAACACGGTGAAAATAAGGACAACAATATTCATACTGGATTACAAAACAATACAGAGGACGCAACAATAAGTGAAGGCGCCAAAAGCTTTGCAACTGAGGTAACACCAAAATGGCTAAGCTTTTCATTCAAGCTTCATGATTTCGTGAATACTAACTACAACCGTTATATTGAAGATTTTACCCATGATGacgttgaaaataaaattaatagtaGAAGTAATTGCGCTTTTGTTGTAAAACAAGTTGCAAATGAACGTAAATCTTCCAGATCACCGATCAATTGTGGTAACACACAAACGGACCAGAAGAAGACAGAAATGGGCACGGTCGTCTTGAATGAAGGACAAGCAGAAACCAAGGATGTATTTGTCAAACCTCCTGTAAAAATGTCTGGATTCCTGTCGTCTGTAGTGAAGCCGTTGACAGCAGACGACAATATTGACAATGACGAAAATGTTACCACAGTAGAGCAGGTTCAACCAGAAGGGTGCTTTTGTTGGCCTCTTGTTCATCTG ATTTACAGAATACGATACCGATTGTTTGACAAGAAAAAGGACAAGGaacttaaaaaattacaaaaattctaA
- the LOC139500211 gene encoding LOW QUALITY PROTEIN: olfactory receptor 1496-like (The sequence of the model RefSeq protein was modified relative to this genomic sequence to represent the inferred CDS: substituted 1 base at 1 genomic stop codon), whose amino-acid sequence IQPAPQLLDILIENEEDETYKRVPVAVFVAVLSLVGIIGNIHILIIFSRNSKQQSSYHVFVSALDVSDLVVCSTYLPVEIVLVMNPFSFDYDFICRLSLVNCYTWGCWTVLLILSIAIERYRHICFPLNYQISCYDARKLCILLFVLAAINAATMGYISGTNSFPXSNATKGFECFINDSLENSMFPASYFVFLLAEGVLVGFTIISLYISVRRTIIKSNNIRKQMMNINIYKKSSNEEITCINTGIKSMLELSENFCENKIHTTKLTEDSAPNSVSTRYTKKHRSFGESPNSKDLCNTDILNPNSLLSNLNGLLIVASSVAGMKSNIRQNTLRSCNKITEMKKKNEITINVARVTTGLIVISVIFFVTLSDIIHGIGFNTHD is encoded by the coding sequence ATACAACCAGCCCCCCAGCTATTAGACATCTTGATAGAAAATGAAGAGGATGAAACATATAAAAGAGTTCCGGTTGCCGTGTTTGTCGCGGTATTATCTTTAGTTGGTATCATTGGAAACATACACATACTAATTATCTTTTCTCGGAACTCGAAACAGCAAAGTAGTTACCACGTGTTTGTGTCCGCCTTAGATGTATCCGACCTTGTAGTGTGTTCTACTTATCTTCCGGTGGAAATAGTGTTGGTCATGAATCCTTTTTCTTTTGATTATGACTTTATCTGCCGTCTATCCCTAGTAAACTGTTATACATGGGGATGCTGGACGGTTTTGTTAATTCTATCGATTGCAATAGAACGATACAGACATATTTGCTTCCCTTTGAATTACCAAATTTCGTGCTATGATGCTAGGAAGCTGTGTATTTTGCTTTTTGTACTTGCCGCCATTAATGCTGCAACAATGGGGTACATATCTGGAACCAATTCATTTCCTTAATCAAATGCAACCAAAGGTTTTGAATGTTTCATAAATGACAGTCTGGAGAATTCAATGTTTCCagcttcatactttgtattttTGCTAGCTGAAGGTGTATTGGTAGGATTTACAATTATCTCCTTATATATTTCCGTTCGGCGTACAATTATAAAAAGTAATAATATAAGAAAACAGAtgatgaatataaatatatacaagaagagTTCAAATGAAGAAATCACTTGTATAAACACGGGTATTAAGTCGATGTTGGAACTATCTGagaatttttgtgaaaataaaatacaCACTACCAAATTGACAGAAGATTCGGCCCCTAATTCAGTCTCGACACGTTACacaaagaaacatagatcatttggTGAATCTCCAAATAGTAAAGATTTATGTAATACCGATATTCTCAATCCTAACAGTCTTCTATCAAATTTGAATGGTTTACTGATTGTTGCGTCATCAGTTGCTGGAATGAAGTCGAATATACGACAGAACACTTTAAGATCGTGTAAtaaaataactgaaatgaagaagaaaaatgaAATTACAATCAACGTTGCGAGAGTCACAACAGGTTTAATTGTAATATCGGTAATATTCTTTGTTACTCTGTCTGATATCATTCATGGTATTGGCTTTAATACGCATGACTAA